Proteins from one Streptomyces genisteinicus genomic window:
- a CDS encoding PE-PGRS family protein: MVVDQGWDALFEDGAGLPWRVRGGWLDGLGLNRGAPDDVVIRLLDHGVDAPLGWARSDAVVAAAIGHRDGTVRSRLAEGRPDMSAEQWTALLLAEPSAARRAVYASSAGCRERGLTAEGYVRLAEDASPGVRAAAAEHPGLPPRLLTALVADPVAAVRAAACGPAWECLPPSGREALQADPHPGVRNEAMLCRHRELPLSRTVFEALDRPAAAGSCRLDRALAEELVRHGDREIRLALAGNPWLDTDLVMVLAADGEPRVRLAASVHPGLDEESRALALPPDFDPAGMRLDVPWVLARHGDPEEMRRLAGSVYPLLRSSVARAARLPPDVVERLARDEDDVVRLFLAESCDDAPPAMLLEVWRWWNGSLSKPDVPRGHRNFPRAGLLRFAADPDPRMRQLALDDPASTTGLVERFAHDPDHEVRGRAARDPRLSSGAAARLLRDEDAAVRHWAEVHPALSVPALVGLLRTPA; this comes from the coding sequence ATGGTCGTGGATCAGGGGTGGGACGCGCTGTTCGAGGACGGGGCGGGGCTGCCGTGGCGGGTGCGCGGGGGCTGGCTCGACGGGCTGGGACTCAACCGGGGGGCGCCGGACGACGTGGTGATCAGACTGCTCGACCACGGTGTGGACGCCCCGCTGGGGTGGGCGCGGTCGGACGCGGTCGTCGCGGCGGCGATCGGGCATCGAGATGGCACCGTGCGGAGCCGTCTCGCCGAAGGCCGGCCGGACATGAGTGCGGAGCAGTGGACGGCGCTCCTGCTCGCCGAGCCGTCGGCCGCGCGCCGTGCCGTGTACGCGTCGTCGGCCGGGTGCCGCGAGCGCGGTCTGACCGCGGAGGGGTACGTGCGACTCGCGGAGGACGCCTCGCCCGGTGTGCGCGCCGCCGCCGCGGAGCATCCCGGCCTGCCCCCACGCCTGCTGACCGCACTCGTCGCCGACCCGGTCGCAGCGGTGCGGGCGGCTGCCTGCGGGCCCGCATGGGAATGCCTGCCGCCGTCCGGACGCGAGGCGCTGCAGGCGGACCCGCATCCCGGCGTCCGCAACGAAGCAATGCTGTGCCGGCACCGGGAACTCCCCCTGTCACGAACAGTGTTCGAGGCGCTGGACCGGCCGGCCGCGGCCGGGAGCTGCCGGCTGGACCGTGCGCTGGCCGAGGAACTGGTCCGGCACGGGGACCGGGAGATACGGCTGGCGCTCGCCGGCAACCCGTGGCTGGACACCGACCTCGTCATGGTGCTCGCGGCCGACGGCGAGCCCCGGGTGCGGCTCGCCGCGTCCGTCCATCCCGGGCTCGACGAGGAGTCGCGTGCTCTCGCCCTGCCGCCGGACTTCGACCCTGCCGGAATGCGGCTGGACGTGCCGTGGGTCCTTGCCCGGCACGGTGATCCGGAGGAGATGCGGCGACTGGCGGGCTCGGTCTACCCGCTGCTCCGCAGCAGCGTCGCGCGGGCCGCGAGGCTGCCGCCGGACGTGGTGGAACGGCTCGCGCGGGACGAGGACGACGTGGTCCGGCTCTTCCTCGCGGAGTCCTGCGACGATGCGCCGCCCGCCATGCTGCTCGAGGTGTGGCGGTGGTGGAACGGCAGTCTGTCGAAGCCCGATGTGCCCCGCGGCCACCGGAACTTCCCTCGCGCGGGGCTGCTGCGGTTCGCGGCGGACCCCGATCCCCGGATGCGGCAACTCGCCCTGGACGACCCGGCGTCCACGACCGGCCTGGTCGAACGGTTCGCTCACGATCCCGACCACGAGGTGCGCGGCCGGGCGGCGCGGGACCCGAGGCTGTCGTCTGGCGCGGCCGCACGGCTGCTGCGCGACGAGGACGCCGCGGTCCGGCACTGGGCGGAGGTCCACCCGGCACTGTCGGTTCCGGCGCTCGTCGGGCTGCTGCGCACTCCTGCCTGA